In Electrophorus electricus isolate fEleEle1 chromosome 1, fEleEle1.pri, whole genome shotgun sequence, a single window of DNA contains:
- the mex3b gene encoding RNA-binding protein MEX3B, with protein sequence MPSSLFADMERNGSSQGDALDDQRALQIALDQLSLLGLDTDESSVYDNEPRKKSVNMTECVPVPSSEHVAEIVGRQGCKIKALRAKTNTYIKTPVRGEEPVFVVTGRREDVAMARREIISAAEHFSMIRASRNKNSTLNGSTAVPGPPNLPGQTTIQVRVPYRVVGLVVGPKGATIKRIQQQTHTYIVTPSRDKEPVFEVTGMPENVDRAREEIEAHIAMRTGGLIEFADENDFHANGTDVGFELHGHASLWSKPGSGVTPTSGRKPFSNYRNDSSSSLGSASTDSYFGTNSSSRLADYSPPSPALSYTASSNGNNNNNNLNISVNANANAFVYGGDVISPDCADLAFECSPGFDPTPAPPGLMWSQYERGGAPSTTTPSSIFHANASGNANGMLANQRRGNGVGCAAQPRLSPPLHHVGGTGEHPLARRVRSDPGGGSLTFPGYSASTVATHLPGVPSDSSASSSSSSSSSSSSSSGTSRKGSRDCSVCFESEVIAALVPCGHNLFCMECANRICERSDPECPVCHAAVTQAIRIFS encoded by the exons ATGCCTAGTTCACTATTTGCTGACATGGAGCGGAATGGCAGCAGCCAGGGGGACGCCTTGGACGACCAAAGAGCTCTACAGATCGCGCTGGATCAGCTTTCTTTGCTCGGCTTGGATACTGATGAAAGCTCCGTGTATGACAACGAGCCGAGGAAAAAGAGCGTCAACATGACCGAATGCGTTCCCGTCCCCAGTTCGGAACACGTTGCCGAAATTGTCGGCAGGCAAG GTTGCAAAATTAAAGCCCTGCGCGCTAAGACCAACACCTATATCAAGACTCCGGTACGAGGGGAGGAGCCCGTCTTTGTTGTGACCGGCAGGAGGGAGGATGTAGCCATGGCTCGAAGGGAGATCATCTCTGCGGCAGAGCACTTCTCCATGATCCGCGCCTCGCGGAACAAAAACAGCACCCTCAACGGCAGCACCGCAGTGCCCGGGCCGCCCAACCTACCGGGACAGACCACCATCCAGGTGCGGGTGCCCTACCGGGTGGTGGGTCTGGTGGTGGGACCCAAGGGCGCCACCATCAAACGCATccagcagcagacacacacctacatcgTGACACCCAGCAGGGACAAAGAGCCCGTGTTCGAGGTGACGGGCATGCCCGAGAACGTGGACAGGGCCCGCGAGGAGATCGAGGCACACATCGCCATGCGCACCGGCGGCCTGATTGAGTTCGCCGACGAGAACGACTTCCACGCCAACGGCACGGACGTGGGCTTTGAGCTGCACGGCCATGCCAGCCTGTGGAGCAAGCCTGGCTCGGGCGTCACGCCCACCTCGGGCCGCAAGCCCTTCTCCAACTACCGCAACGACAGCTCCAGCTCCCTGGGGAGCGCCTCCACCGACTCGTACTTCGGCACCAACAGCAGCTCGCGGCTGGCCGACTACAGTCCACCCAGCCCCGCGCTCAGCTACACGGCCTCCAGCAacggcaacaacaacaacaacaacctgaACATCAGCGTCAACGCCAACGCCAACGCATTCGTCTACGGCGGTGACGTCATATCGCCCGACTGCGCTGACCTGGCCTTCGAGTGCTCTCCCGGTTTCGACCCCACCCCTGCGCCGCCCGGCCTGATGTGGTCTCAGTACGAGCGGGGTGGGGCCCCTTCCACCACCACGCCCTCCTCCATCTTCCATGCCAATGCCTCCGGCAACGCCAACGGCATGCTGGCCAACCAGCGGCGGGGGAACGGAGTGGGCTGTGCTGCCCAGCCCCGGCTGTCCCCGCCCCTGCACCACGTGGGCGGGACCGGCGAGCACCCGCTGGCCCGGCGGGTGCGCAGTGACCCGGGCGGCGGTTCGCTCACCTTCCCGGGATACTCGGCCAGCACTGTGGCCACCCACCTTCCCGGGGTGCCGTCCGACTCCTCggcctcctcctcgtcctcctcttcctcctcatcttcctcttcctcgggGACGAGCCGGAAGGGCAGCCGGGACTGCTCGGTGTGCTTCGAGAGCGAGGTGATAGCCGCCCTGGTGCCCTGCGGCCATAACCTCTTCTGCATGGAGTGTGCCAACCGCATCTGCGAGCGCAGTGACCCAGAGTGCCCCGTCTGCCATGCTGCAGTTACTCAGGCGATACGTATATTTTCatag